Genomic DNA from Jejubacter calystegiae:
ACCCCAGATGATCAGCCATAAAGCCCCCCAGCAGCGGCCCGGCGATCACGCCGCTAATCTGGGCCGTAGAAAGCGTACTTAACGCCCAACCGCTGCGATCGCGCGGGACCTGTGATGCCACCAGCGCCATCGCATTAGGAATATAACCGGAAGTCAGCCCCATCAAACCACGCAGCAGGAACAGCTGCCAGACGTTACTGGCAAAGGCCTGTAGCAGAATCGCTACCGCCATACCGGCGGAGGCGCGCAGCAGCATCAGTTTGCGCCCTTTACGATCCGCCAGGCTCCCCCACATAGGCGAGACGATAGCCGAAACCAGAAAAGTGATGCTGAATGTCAGACCGGACCAGAGGGATAGCGCTTCGTGGGAAGTCACTCCTAATTGGGCGACGTAAAGTGGCAGAAACGGCAGAATCTGGCTGATGGCCAGGCCGGTGAAGAAACAGCCGAACCAGACCGATATTAGGTTGATCTTCCACTTTTCCATCAGGGGGAGTTACTCAGCAAGTCAAACGTCAATCAAAAAGAGATAAAAGCGTAGCAGAAAGCGCACCCCGGGATGGCGCACCCGATGCCCTTCCTCCAGGCGGTGCGATTTTATCATACAAACGGATTAGCGACACAGACCGAAGCCATTCACCCCAAGGTGAAAGTGGTCGGCATGGGCGGCGTTAAACTCCGGTCCCAGCGAATTGCCGAAATAAGGGCACCCCTGGTAAAACAGTTCCCGTAATAGTACGCCGCGCTGCCCGTCTTCCGGCCAGTCCTTCAGAATATTGATGCGCTGCCCGTCGGCAAAACGAAAGCCGCGCACATCCAGGGCATCGGCGCTGGCGTGTTCACTGCGCCGCCCTTCGCTGCGGTGGTAAATATTGCGGCAGGCATAGCTGCCGATATGGTCGATACGGGTGAGCGCACTGCCCTGTAACTGACCGGCCAGCTTCGCTCCCCGCTGATGCCAGAACATCACGCTGCGTAGCGCCAGCGGACAGCTGGCCAGAAAGGGACCGCTTAGCGCGATAGCGCCAAAATTCGCCACCCGAACCCGATCGTGCAGCGGACACTCGCCGCCGCCGTCCGGCTGGTGACGCCAGCCTATCATCCCCCTGGCGCGCGCAGTCTCCAGCAGCGCAAAACAGCGCTGAGGCTGTGATTCCAGCCCGCGCAGCTTATAGCGGGTCACAAGCGTCGGGGGGGCGTCCAGGGTCAGAGGCGCCCACGGATTGTATTGCGGGGGTATCGCGCCAGTGCCCCACCAGGCAAACGTCGCCGCCAGCAGCATGAAAATCAGGAAACCTCCCCATTTTGCCATGGCAGAATCCGGCTCTTCGCGTAGAGAATAATCAGTATAGAAGGTTGTGCCATATTGAACGCAGGAAGCAGATGAAGCCCTGTGGGGAGCGTGCTATTTTGTCTGCTTTGCACCATTTTCTTATAGGGTTTCTGACATGGCAAAACTACGGGTGGGTATCGTGTTCGGCGGCAAATCGTCCGAGCACGAAGTGTCGTTACAGTCGGCGAAGAATATTGTCGATGCACTGGATAAAACG
This window encodes:
- a CDS encoding extensin family protein, giving the protein MAKWGGFLIFMLLAATFAWWGTGAIPPQYNPWAPLTLDAPPTLVTRYKLRGLESQPQRCFALLETARARGMIGWRHQPDGGGECPLHDRVRVANFGAIALSGPFLASCPLALRSVMFWHQRGAKLAGQLQGSALTRIDHIGSYACRNIYHRSEGRRSEHASADALDVRGFRFADGQRINILKDWPEDGQRGVLLRELFYQGCPYFGNSLGPEFNAAHADHFHLGVNGFGLCR